A genomic window from Flavobacterium azooxidireducens includes:
- a CDS encoding sulfite exporter TauE/SafE family protein, translating into MLYTALIFGLLSSFHCIGMCGPIAMMIPVDRNNAAKRVFQLFLYHLGRLTAYGMLGLFFGILGKGLFLAGFQQQLSILVGVLMILFVIIPEKKMAQYNFSKPIYKLISKVKSHLGAQFKKKTFDALFTIGLLNGFLPCGMVYAALFGAIAMQNEWLGASYMILFGIGTIPMMSAVVLISNFITVPVRNKIQKFIPIMVIIIGGLFIIRGMGLDIPYISPKTTNLIVQANPDCH; encoded by the coding sequence ATGCTCTACACCGCCCTCATATTTGGTTTACTCTCCAGCTTCCATTGCATCGGCATGTGCGGCCCAATAGCCATGATGATTCCGGTAGATCGAAACAATGCAGCTAAACGAGTTTTTCAACTTTTTCTATATCATTTAGGTAGATTAACTGCGTACGGAATGCTAGGCTTGTTTTTTGGAATTTTAGGAAAAGGACTTTTTCTTGCCGGTTTTCAACAACAATTATCCATTTTAGTCGGTGTTTTAATGATTCTTTTTGTCATTATTCCCGAAAAAAAAATGGCTCAATACAACTTTTCTAAACCAATTTATAAGTTGATTTCTAAAGTAAAAAGTCATCTGGGAGCTCAATTCAAAAAGAAAACATTTGATGCCTTATTTACCATCGGTTTATTAAACGGATTTTTACCATGCGGAATGGTGTATGCCGCACTTTTTGGTGCAATCGCTATGCAAAACGAATGGCTCGGAGCATCCTACATGATTTTATTCGGAATAGGAACAATTCCAATGATGAGTGCCGTGGTGCTGATTTCAAATTTTATAACAGTACCGGTTCGAAACAAAATTCAAAAATTCATTCCCATCATGGTAATCATCATTGGAGGATTATTCATCATCCGTGGAATGGGATTAGACATACCCTATATTTCTCCAAAAACAACAAATTTAATCGTTCAGGCAAATCCGGATTGCCATTAA
- a CDS encoding elongation factor G — protein sequence MLQFDSKHVKNVVLLGHTGSGKTTLAETMLFESGIIHRRGTVEDQNTIADYTDIEHEKGKTLFSKLLNSKWKGYKINILDTPGYDDLSGDIIASMRVSECGLMLLNARMGVEVGTDIIWQYTNEFKLPTIFAVNQLDHEKADFDKTVAEAKAHFGNQVVIVQYPVNQGPNFNAVIDVLNMVMYQYPPEGGKPEKLPIPNSEKEKAIQLHKELIETIAANDEQLMENYFEKGELNEDEMKLGLHHSLIKHEIFPVFCISAKQNMGGGRLMGFIDNVCPSAYEMPPRLTIDNREIECSDKGKTAIFIYKTIAEPNVGELSFFKVLSGTVKVGDELTNEETGQVEKIMQLFEMEGNKRIAVDELTAGDIGATLKLKNTHTNNTLHEKGFPIAIKPIEFPTPTFTIAVEGTKKGEEEKLSSALHQLVEEDPSIQVEVSAELKQTLLHCQGELHLAVIKWKLENTYKLSVNFQKPKVAYRETIQTEADTTYRHKKQSGGAGQFGEISMKIYPFSKDTPDPKGYSIRGKEEIELPWGGKLVYYNCIVGGAIDTRFHPSILKGIMEKMQEGPLTGSHVQDVCVVVYDGKMHAVDSNDLSFKIAGMMAFKENFVNANPQLLEPIYTTIITAPDEITGSVMSSIQSHRSLVEGMDAEGHFTKIKALIPIAEMHEFSAAVRSISQGRAKIAMEFSHYDKVPYEIQNELIKSFKKELQEV from the coding sequence ATGTTACAGTTTGACAGCAAGCACGTAAAAAATGTGGTTTTACTCGGGCATACCGGAAGCGGTAAGACCACCTTGGCAGAAACCATGTTGTTTGAATCAGGTATAATTCATCGCCGTGGTACCGTGGAAGATCAAAATACCATTGCCGATTATACAGATATTGAACATGAAAAAGGAAAAACACTTTTTTCAAAATTACTTAATTCTAAATGGAAAGGCTACAAAATCAATATTCTAGACACACCCGGTTATGATGATTTATCAGGCGATATTATTGCTTCAATGCGGGTTTCAGAATGCGGATTAATGCTTCTTAATGCTCGAATGGGTGTAGAAGTTGGGACCGATATTATTTGGCAATATACCAATGAATTCAAGTTGCCAACCATTTTTGCCGTAAACCAGTTGGATCATGAGAAAGCCGATTTCGATAAAACAGTAGCCGAAGCTAAAGCTCATTTTGGCAATCAAGTTGTCATTGTTCAATATCCGGTAAATCAAGGGCCAAATTTTAATGCTGTGATCGATGTGCTCAACATGGTCATGTATCAATATCCTCCCGAAGGCGGAAAACCGGAAAAATTACCAATTCCAAATTCCGAAAAAGAAAAAGCCATTCAGTTACACAAAGAATTAATTGAAACCATTGCCGCCAATGACGAACAATTGATGGAAAACTATTTTGAAAAAGGAGAATTAAATGAAGACGAAATGAAATTAGGTTTACATCATTCCTTGATTAAACACGAAATTTTTCCTGTTTTTTGTATTTCAGCCAAGCAAAATATGGGCGGTGGTCGATTAATGGGTTTTATTGATAACGTTTGTCCGTCAGCTTACGAAATGCCACCTCGATTAACCATTGATAACCGTGAAATAGAATGTTCCGATAAAGGTAAAACAGCCATTTTTATTTATAAAACAATTGCAGAACCAAATGTTGGCGAATTAAGTTTCTTTAAAGTTCTTTCCGGAACTGTAAAAGTTGGCGACGAATTGACTAATGAAGAAACCGGTCAAGTAGAAAAAATCATGCAGTTGTTTGAAATGGAAGGAAACAAAAGAATTGCTGTAGACGAATTAACTGCCGGTGATATTGGTGCGACTTTAAAATTAAAAAACACACATACTAATAACACACTTCACGAAAAAGGATTTCCTATTGCAATTAAACCAATCGAATTTCCAACACCAACTTTTACCATCGCTGTAGAAGGAACTAAAAAAGGAGAAGAAGAAAAATTATCATCTGCTTTACACCAATTAGTAGAAGAAGATCCAAGTATACAAGTAGAAGTTTCTGCCGAATTAAAACAAACACTTTTGCACTGTCAGGGAGAACTTCATTTGGCCGTTATCAAATGGAAATTGGAAAACACCTATAAATTATCAGTCAATTTTCAAAAACCAAAAGTGGCTTACCGCGAAACTATTCAAACGGAAGCAGACACAACCTACCGTCATAAAAAACAATCCGGTGGAGCAGGGCAATTTGGTGAAATTTCGATGAAGATTTATCCTTTTTCAAAAGATACGCCCGATCCAAAAGGCTATTCCATCCGTGGAAAAGAAGAAATCGAGTTGCCTTGGGGCGGAAAATTAGTTTATTATAATTGTATTGTTGGCGGTGCGATCGATACGCGTTTTCATCCTTCCATCCTTAAAGGAATTATGGAAAAAATGCAGGAAGGACCACTCACAGGTTCACACGTGCAAGATGTTTGTGTTGTTGTTTACGACGGAAAAATGCACGCAGTGGATAGTAACGACCTTTCCTTTAAAATTGCCGGAATGATGGCTTTTAAAGAAAATTTTGTGAACGCCAATCCGCAATTGTTAGAACCAATTTATACCACAATTATTACAGCTCCGGATGAAATAACCGGTTCTGTGATGAGTTCCATTCAATCGCATCGTTCTCTGGTAGAAGGAATGGATGCAGAAGGACATTTTACCAAAATTAAAGCGTTAATTCCAATTGCAGAAATGCATGAATTTTCGGCCGCTGTTCGTTCGATATCACAAGGAAGAGCTAAGATAGCCATGGAGTTTTCGCATTATGATAAAGTGCCTTATGAAATTCAAAACGAATTGATTAAGTCATTCAAAAAAGAATTACAAGAAGTGTAA
- the hemN gene encoding oxygen-independent coproporphyrinogen III oxidase has protein sequence MSLIQKYNVPGPRYTSYPTVPYWDEDGFSVADWKETLQQSFVQSNTSEGISLYIHLPFCESLCTFCGCNKRITKRHDVEHPYIDAVLKEWQLYCEILPKKPIIKEIHLGGGTPTFFSPENLERLINGLFENAIKHPNHEFSFEGHPNNTTRTHLQKLYDLGFRRVSFGVQDYSEKVQKAIHRIQTFHDVAKVTFWAREIGYTSVGHDLIFGLPFQTVEDVIDTIDKTNSLQPDRLAFYSYAHVPWIKGNGQRGFKDEDLPKDEEKRQLYELGKKRLSENGYHEIGMDHFALETDSLYHSFQERKLHRNFMGYTSSKTQVMIGLGVSSISDSWYSFAQNVKTLEEYYACLEKNELPVFRGHLLTDEDLIIRKHILNIMCQLHTSWHEYGFYFSEINQVLESLSEMEQDGLIIITNHSLSVTEKGKPYIRNICMAFDLRMNRNKPETKLFSMTV, from the coding sequence ATGTCATTGATTCAAAAATATAATGTTCCAGGTCCGCGATACACCAGTTATCCTACAGTTCCTTATTGGGATGAAGACGGTTTTTCGGTAGCCGATTGGAAAGAAACCCTTCAACAATCATTTGTGCAAAGCAACACTTCCGAAGGAATTAGTTTATACATTCATTTGCCTTTTTGCGAGAGTTTGTGTACGTTTTGTGGGTGCAATAAACGCATTACTAAACGTCATGATGTGGAACATCCTTATATTGATGCCGTTTTAAAAGAATGGCAACTGTATTGCGAAATATTACCCAAAAAACCAATTATCAAAGAAATCCATTTAGGTGGTGGCACCCCGACCTTCTTTTCACCCGAAAATTTAGAACGATTGATTAATGGTTTATTTGAAAATGCAATTAAGCACCCGAATCACGAATTTAGTTTTGAAGGTCATCCCAACAATACCACACGAACACATCTTCAAAAATTATATGATTTGGGCTTTCGCAGAGTTAGTTTTGGCGTTCAAGATTATTCCGAAAAAGTGCAAAAAGCGATTCATCGTATTCAGACATTTCATGATGTGGCCAAAGTGACTTTTTGGGCGAGGGAAATTGGTTATACTTCGGTTGGTCATGATTTAATTTTTGGGTTGCCGTTTCAAACCGTTGAAGATGTGATTGATACGATTGATAAAACCAATTCACTACAACCCGATCGATTGGCTTTTTACAGTTATGCTCACGTTCCGTGGATAAAAGGAAATGGCCAACGCGGTTTTAAAGATGAAGATCTACCGAAAGATGAAGAAAAACGCCAGTTGTATGAATTAGGTAAAAAACGCCTTTCCGAAAATGGTTATCACGAAATCGGAATGGATCATTTTGCATTGGAAACAGACAGTTTGTATCATTCGTTTCAAGAACGAAAACTGCATCGAAATTTTATGGGTTATACCTCATCTAAAACACAAGTTATGATTGGTTTAGGCGTTTCATCCATCAGCGATAGTTGGTACAGTTTTGCTCAAAACGTAAAAACATTAGAAGAATATTATGCCTGTTTGGAAAAAAATGAATTGCCGGTTTTTAGAGGTCATCTTTTAACCGATGAAGATTTGATTATTCGCAAACACATTTTGAATATTATGTGTCAATTGCATACTTCTTGGCATGAATATGGTTTTTATTTTTCTGAAATCAATCAAGTACTAGAAAGTCTGAGTGAAATGGAACAGGATGGATTAATTATCATCACCAATCATTCATTATCTGTAACCGAAAAAGGAAAGCCTTACATTCGAAATATTTGCATGGCTTTTGATTTACGGATGAACCGAAACAAGCCTGAAACAAAGTTGTTTTCGATGACGGTTTAG
- a CDS encoding hydroxymethylglutaryl-CoA lyase, with amino-acid sequence MQPVKIIECPRDAMQGIKTFIPTERKVTYLQSLLRVGFDTLDFGSFVSPKAIPQMVDTAEVLARLDLSQTTSKLLAIIANTRGAELASEHKAIQYLGFPFSISENFQMRNTHKTIAESIITLNEILEIADKSNKEVVAYLSMGFGNPYGDPWNVEIVGEWTEKMAGMGVKILSLSDTVGSSTPEVIDYLFSNLITKYPEIEFGAHLHTTPDKWFEKVDAAYKAGCRRFDGAIQGFGGCPMAKDDLTGNMPTEKLLSYFTTQKENTNTSPMSFESAYNEATKVFGEFH; translated from the coding sequence ATGCAACCAGTAAAAATAATTGAATGTCCACGCGATGCCATGCAAGGCATTAAAACGTTTATTCCTACGGAAAGAAAGGTAACTTATTTGCAATCGCTTTTGCGGGTTGGCTTTGATACGTTGGACTTTGGGAGTTTTGTTTCACCAAAAGCTATTCCGCAAATGGTTGATACAGCGGAGGTTTTAGCACGATTGGATTTATCGCAAACAACAAGCAAACTATTGGCTATTATTGCTAACACGAGAGGAGCAGAGTTGGCTTCGGAACACAAAGCAATTCAGTATTTAGGTTTTCCGTTTTCGATTTCAGAGAATTTTCAAATGCGAAATACACACAAAACTATTGCGGAATCAATTATAACATTAAACGAAATTTTAGAAATTGCCGATAAATCAAACAAAGAAGTGGTGGCTTATTTATCAATGGGTTTTGGAAATCCGTACGGCGATCCGTGGAACGTTGAAATAGTAGGCGAGTGGACAGAAAAAATGGCTGGAATGGGTGTAAAAATTTTATCGCTTTCCGATACCGTAGGAAGTTCTACACCGGAAGTAATAGATTATTTGTTTTCCAATCTCATCACAAAATATCCCGAAATTGAGTTTGGAGCTCATTTGCACACAACTCCCGATAAATGGTTTGAGAAAGTGGATGCTGCCTACAAAGCCGGTTGCCGCCGATTTGACGGAGCCATTCAAGGTTTTGGTGGTTGCCCAATGGCTAAAGATGACCTAACCGGAAATATGCCTACGGAGAAATTATTATCGTATTTTACTACCCAAAAAGAAAATACCAACACCAGTCCGATGAGTTTTGAAAGTGCTTATAATGAAGCGACGAAGGTGTTTGGGGAGTTTCATTAG